ATCGTGAGCGAGATATTCGCGCTGATCACCTGAGATGAAGGAAAGAGAAGAACCTCCCGCCATTCCCTTCGACATCGAGCCGGTGCCCGTGTGCGGCATCTCGCGAGTGCTCGGACTGCTGGAAACGCTCGACGACCGCGGAGGGCGCGAGCCGATCGGCCGGCTGACGCGCGACCTGCACATCGAGTTCGGCGAGCTCCTGTCCGTCGTGAAGGCGGCGGAAATGCTCGGGCTCGTCGACACGCCGGGCACCGACGTCGTGCTCCAGCCCGCCGGGAAGCGGACGATGGAGCTTCCGATGAACGAGAAGAAGAGGACGATCCGCGAGAAAATCCGGAAGCTGCCCCTCTTCGACGCGATCGAGACGCTCCTGCGCCGTCAGGAGGAGCAGCGGCTGCCGAAAGACGTCCTGCTCGAGGAGCTCGCCGTGTGGCTCCCCGACGAGAATCCCGAGACGATGTTCAAGACGATCGTGAACTGGGGCCGGTACGCGGAGCTGTTCGCGTACGACGCCGACGAGGAGCTCCTCTCGATCGACGCGGGCGAATAGGATGGTCGGCCGGATCTGGGAATTCGCGGTCGATCCGGCGCGCGCGGCGGAGTTCGAGAGGTTCGCGGGGGAATGGGCGCTCCCGATGGTGAGCGGCCGGATGGGGTGCTCGGCGGTGCACGTGCTCCGGGACGCGGACGGCCGGTACGTCTGGGTCACACTCTGGCTCTCGCGCAAGGCGCTTCTCGTGGCGGCCGCCTCACCCGAATGGGAAGAGGCGCAGAGGCGGTTCTCGGCGTTCGGCGTCGCCTTCGACCTCGATCACGGACGGGCCTTCGAGTCGATCGCCTCCTTTCGCTCGGGGGGAGGCGGCTGAAGAATCCGCGCCTCGACGAATGGATGAT
The DNA window shown above is from Thermoanaerobaculia bacterium and carries:
- a CDS encoding AAA-associated domain-containing protein, which produces MKEREEPPAIPFDIEPVPVCGISRVLGLLETLDDRGGREPIGRLTRDLHIEFGELLSVVKAAEMLGLVDTPGTDVVLQPAGKRTMELPMNEKKRTIREKIRKLPLFDAIETLLRRQEEQRLPKDVLLEELAVWLPDENPETMFKTIVNWGRYAELFAYDADEELLSIDAGE
- a CDS encoding antibiotic biosynthesis monooxygenase, translating into MVGRIWEFAVDPARAAEFERFAGEWALPMVSGRMGCSAVHVLRDADGRYVWVTLWLSRKALLVAAASPEWEEAQRRFSAFGVAFDLDHGRAFESIASFRSGGGG